The proteins below are encoded in one region of Aquisphaera giovannonii:
- a CDS encoding baseplate J/gp47 family protein, producing MALQTFSFSQIVSNIATAMQASATAALNFTKGSVFLAISQATAGVVLWLQAIILQLLTLTRAATSVGSDLDSWMADFGLTRLAASYATGQVTFSRFTPTQQAVVPINAAVQTSDGTQRFFVTIDPTNSAYNAGLGGYVIAAGVSSVNVPVQAVNAGSGGNVLAGSIAVIATAIPGVDTVTNASAYQNGVDAETDLAFRIRFVLYLASLSKGTGTAIGYAVTNVQQGLAYTITENYNYAGAYQPGYFYVVVDDFTGYPSASLLTNVGNAVEATRGLTISYGVFAPAVVTANVGLTITSAAGYTHSAVVAAVATALTNFINALPLGTGLPYTQISSIVYGVPGVINASSILLNGGTSDLTANQKQKLLAGTMTIA from the coding sequence ATGGCACTCCAGACCTTCTCATTTAGCCAGATCGTATCCAACATCGCCACGGCGATGCAGGCATCGGCCACCGCCGCGCTCAATTTCACGAAGGGCTCCGTCTTCCTCGCCATCTCGCAGGCGACCGCCGGAGTCGTCCTCTGGCTCCAGGCGATCATCCTCCAGCTCCTGACGCTCACGCGGGCGGCGACGAGCGTGGGAAGCGACCTCGACAGCTGGATGGCCGACTTCGGCCTGACCAGGCTCGCCGCGTCTTATGCGACCGGGCAGGTCACCTTCAGCAGGTTCACCCCCACCCAGCAGGCGGTCGTCCCGATCAACGCCGCCGTGCAGACGAGCGACGGCACCCAAAGATTCTTCGTCACCATCGACCCGACGAATTCCGCCTACAACGCGGGCCTCGGCGGCTACGTCATCGCGGCGGGCGTCTCGAGCGTCAACGTGCCCGTGCAGGCGGTCAACGCAGGCTCAGGGGGAAACGTGCTGGCCGGCTCCATCGCCGTGATCGCCACGGCCATCCCCGGCGTCGACACGGTGACCAACGCCTCGGCCTACCAGAACGGCGTCGACGCGGAGACGGACTTGGCCTTCCGGATCCGCTTCGTCCTCTACCTCGCCTCGCTGTCGAAGGGGACCGGAACGGCCATCGGCTATGCGGTCACGAACGTCCAGCAGGGCCTGGCCTACACGATCACCGAGAATTACAACTACGCCGGGGCCTACCAGCCCGGATATTTCTACGTCGTGGTCGACGATTTCACGGGCTACCCCTCGGCAAGCCTCCTCACCAACGTCGGCAACGCCGTCGAGGCAACGCGAGGCCTCACGATCTCCTACGGCGTGTTCGCTCCGGCGGTCGTGACGGCTAACGTCGGCCTGACGATCACCTCGGCCGCAGGTTACACCCATTCCGCCGTCGTAGCCGCCGTAGCGACGGCCCTGACGAACTTCATCAACGCCTTGCCGCTCGGGACGGGCCTGCCCTACACCCAGATCTCGTCCATCGTTTACGGCGTTCCGGGCGTGATCAACGCATCGAGCATCCTGCTCAACGGCGGAACCTCGGACCTGACGGCGAACCAGAAGCAAAAGCTCCTGGCCGGCACCATGACCATCGCGTAG
- a CDS encoding RtcB family protein has product MSKQFLGKEAVPIYGWTEGVPVDQKAVDQLRNVARMPFIHHHVAVMPDVHWGMGATVGSVIPTVGAIIPAAVGVDIGCGMMAVRTGLVASDLPDNLFAMRSDIEAAVPHGRTDNGGPNDRGAWGEPSPDADWTFSTKLMERLQAIVAKHPDLEKRANRAPHHLGTLGTGNHFIELCLDENQAVWVMLHSGSRGIGNKIGTYFIERAKEEMRRWFVNLPDIDLAYLPEGSALFDDYVEALHWAQVFAQANREVMMRSVLAVLDRHFPGKLGNVDEVAVNCHHNYVAKERHFGKNVWLTRKGAVRAREGDLGIIPGSMGARSYIVRGKGNQEAYCSCSHGAGRVMSRGEAVKKISLEEHAKATDGIECRKDAAVLDESPAAYKPIEAVMAAQQDLVEIVYELRQVICVKG; this is encoded by the coding sequence ATGAGCAAGCAGTTCCTCGGCAAGGAAGCCGTCCCGATCTACGGCTGGACCGAAGGCGTCCCCGTAGATCAGAAAGCCGTCGACCAGCTCCGCAACGTAGCCCGGATGCCCTTCATCCACCACCACGTCGCGGTCATGCCCGACGTCCACTGGGGGATGGGGGCAACCGTTGGCTCGGTCATCCCGACCGTCGGGGCGATCATCCCGGCGGCGGTCGGTGTGGACATAGGCTGCGGCATGATGGCCGTTCGGACCGGTCTCGTCGCCAGCGACCTGCCAGACAACCTGTTCGCCATGCGCTCGGACATCGAGGCGGCCGTCCCGCACGGGCGCACCGATAACGGAGGCCCGAACGATCGGGGGGCCTGGGGCGAACCCTCCCCCGATGCGGATTGGACTTTCTCCACGAAGCTGATGGAACGACTCCAGGCCATCGTCGCCAAGCACCCCGACCTCGAAAAGCGAGCCAACCGCGCCCCGCACCATCTCGGCACCCTTGGCACCGGCAACCACTTCATCGAGCTCTGCCTCGACGAGAACCAGGCCGTCTGGGTCATGCTCCATTCGGGCAGCCGGGGCATCGGGAACAAGATCGGGACCTATTTCATCGAGCGCGCCAAGGAGGAGATGCGTCGGTGGTTCGTAAACCTTCCGGACATCGACCTTGCCTATCTCCCGGAGGGCTCGGCCCTGTTCGACGACTACGTCGAGGCCCTGCACTGGGCTCAGGTGTTCGCCCAAGCGAACCGCGAGGTCATGATGCGGAGCGTGCTGGCCGTGCTCGATCGGCATTTCCCCGGGAAGCTCGGGAACGTCGACGAGGTCGCGGTCAACTGCCACCACAACTACGTGGCCAAGGAGCGTCACTTCGGGAAGAACGTCTGGCTGACCCGCAAGGGGGCCGTGCGCGCCCGCGAGGGCGATTTGGGTATCATCCCCGGCTCGATGGGGGCCCGGTCCTACATCGTGCGGGGCAAAGGCAACCAGGAGGCCTACTGCAGCTGCTCGCACGGTGCCGGCCGGGTCATGAGCCGCGGCGAGGCCGTGAAAAAGATCAGCCTCGAAGAGCACGCCAAGGCCACCGACGGCATCGAGTGCCGGAAGGATGCGGCTGTGCTGGACGAGAGCCCGGCGGCATACAAGCCGATCGAAGCGGTGATGGCGGCCCAGCAGGATCTGGTCGAAATCGTCTATGAGCTGAGGCAGGTGATATGCGTGAAGGGTTGA
- a CDS encoding HD domain-containing protein gives MREGLNDLPALALGFAKCAHRQQKRKYTGEPYANHCRNVASIVADYTNDPDVIAAAALHDVLEDTQVTPAEMRDVFGERVTLLVIEVTDVSRLEDGNRDERKRLDREHLARSSAEGATIKLADLIDNTSSIVKYDKGFAKAYLKEKELLLDVLQHGNLDLWTRAFLTLQEAQRELIHASLEPGQA, from the coding sequence ATGCGTGAAGGGTTGAACGACCTCCCGGCTCTCGCCTTGGGCTTCGCGAAGTGCGCACACCGCCAGCAGAAGCGCAAATACACGGGCGAGCCGTACGCCAACCACTGCCGGAACGTCGCGTCCATCGTCGCTGATTACACGAACGATCCGGACGTGATCGCCGCCGCCGCCCTTCACGACGTGCTAGAGGACACCCAGGTGACGCCTGCGGAGATGCGGGACGTCTTCGGCGAGCGGGTGACGCTGCTCGTGATCGAGGTGACCGACGTCTCCCGCCTTGAGGACGGAAACCGGGACGAGCGCAAGCGGCTGGACCGCGAGCACCTGGCCCGATCGTCGGCGGAGGGCGCCACGATCAAGCTGGCCGATCTGATCGACAACACGTCGTCCATCGTGAAGTACGACAAGGGGTTTGCCAAGGCGTACCTAAAGGAGAAAGAGTTGCTACTGGATGTCCTGCAGCACGGCAATCTAGATCTGTGGACGAGGGCATTCCTGACCCTCCAAGAGGCTCAGCGCGAGCTGATCCACGCGAGCTTGGAGCCAGGACAGGCATGA
- a CDS encoding phage tail protein, with the protein MSDAFHYFGSDLTLSATGDLLTAEAADETTQRILRRLLTNIKGYLWEPGYGAGLPGMIGQTLEAAELSALITSQMYLEADVAHDPEPQIAVQQIPNGVAVQITYVSNATGETDFLSFDVTP; encoded by the coding sequence ATGAGCGACGCATTCCACTACTTCGGCTCCGACCTGACCCTCTCGGCCACGGGCGACCTGCTCACGGCGGAGGCCGCGGACGAGACGACGCAGCGCATCTTGCGGCGGCTGCTCACGAACATAAAGGGCTACCTCTGGGAGCCGGGCTACGGCGCCGGGCTTCCTGGCATGATCGGTCAGACTCTGGAGGCGGCGGAGCTGTCCGCCCTGATCACGAGCCAGATGTATCTCGAGGCCGACGTCGCCCACGACCCTGAGCCCCAGATCGCCGTCCAGCAGATTCCGAACGGCGTCGCGGTGCAGATCACCTATGTCAGCAACGCCACCGGGGAGACCGACTTCTTGAGCTTTGACGTAACACCTTGA
- a CDS encoding LamG domain-containing protein, with protein MLARLLLALLALIVSQPAWATGGATGFGSTFGAGATDSVQTGYTTGPAAQTSVSVWLFINGAAGTNRVFDQTGSSAHSNVQLQPASTTSLSYTAGFTTTDAIFTFPIGTVSRWHHVCLTYDNSSTSNKPTVYVDGAAATVTTSTTPVGTAVSSNAKPIFIGNRSAANRVFDGKLADFAYWNGVLLSANECAGLASGSSPLKIRPASLSMYLPLMGIGGAQPDWGPSHVTQTVVGTVAQPGNPVSGYPLQELGK; from the coding sequence ATGCTGGCCCGGCTCCTCCTCGCCCTTCTCGCCCTGATCGTCTCCCAGCCCGCCTGGGCGACCGGAGGGGCGACGGGGTTCGGATCCACCTTCGGGGCCGGGGCGACCGACAGCGTTCAGACCGGGTACACGACCGGCCCGGCGGCTCAAACGTCGGTATCGGTGTGGCTCTTCATCAACGGCGCAGCCGGAACCAATCGCGTCTTCGACCAGACCGGGTCGAGCGCTCATTCGAACGTGCAGCTCCAGCCGGCGTCGACGACCTCGCTGTCGTACACAGCCGGGTTCACCACCACGGACGCGATATTCACCTTCCCGATCGGTACGGTATCCCGCTGGCATCACGTCTGCCTTACCTACGACAACAGCTCAACGTCCAACAAACCAACGGTTTACGTTGACGGCGCCGCTGCCACGGTCACGACCTCGACCACGCCTGTGGGCACGGCGGTGAGCTCGAACGCCAAGCCGATCTTCATCGGCAACCGTTCAGCGGCGAACCGCGTCTTCGACGGCAAGCTGGCCGACTTCGCCTACTGGAACGGCGTCCTGCTCTCGGCCAACGAGTGCGCCGGGCTGGCGAGCGGCTCGTCTCCGCTGAAGATCCGTCCGGCCTCGCTTTCGATGTACCTGCCGCTCATGGGCATCGGGGGCGCGCAGCCCGACTGGGGGCCATCCCACGTCACACAAACCGTCGTCGGCACCGTGGCCCAGCCCGGCAACCCGGTCAGCGGCTACCCGCTTCAAGAATTAGGTAAATAG
- a CDS encoding DUF5675 family protein, with product MILTLRRISQGHFGTFGMLLAGDKPLCVTCEEPWKANAPNVSCIAAGTYSCIRHDTPKFPNVWEVTGVPGRTGILIHAGNTIKDTRGCILVGQEFLRNSDFTIYGVGKSRAALDMLRQTLLDAFTLVVEAVPPDGPGGK from the coding sequence ATGATCCTCACGCTCCGACGCATCTCCCAAGGGCATTTCGGAACCTTCGGGATGCTGCTCGCCGGTGACAAGCCTCTCTGCGTTACCTGCGAGGAGCCATGGAAAGCGAACGCGCCGAACGTGAGCTGCATTGCGGCCGGCACGTACTCGTGCATCCGTCACGACACGCCGAAATTCCCGAACGTCTGGGAGGTGACCGGGGTGCCGGGACGCACGGGGATCCTTATCCATGCAGGAAACACGATCAAGGATACCCGCGGCTGCATCCTCGTCGGACAGGAGTTCCTACGGAATTCTGACTTCACCATCTACGGCGTTGGCAAGTCACGCGCGGCGCTCGACATGCTGAGGCAGACGCTGCTGGACGCTTTCACGCTGGTGGTCGAAGCTGTGCCGCCGGACGGACCGGGGGGCAAATGA
- a CDS encoding phage baseplate assembly protein V, protein MIQQMLNIARREAERVMARRAMPKTGIVTAYDPDHYCAKVELQPEGVETGWLPIRTPWSGNEWGMFCPPTPGDEVEVGFQEGGKQAGYVKLRAFGDRLRPLSVPAGEFWVVHKSGSFLKFKNDGSVELHAAEDLNATVAGQANLAVTGKVVASATEFDLTGNVKVTGDITASGNIYDQNGAKDHIGHIRDVYDGHTHPAPGGTTNIPNQQL, encoded by the coding sequence ATGATTCAGCAGATGCTCAACATCGCCCGCCGGGAGGCAGAACGCGTGATGGCGCGGCGAGCCATGCCCAAGACGGGCATCGTGACCGCCTATGATCCCGACCACTACTGCGCCAAGGTCGAGCTGCAGCCGGAGGGCGTCGAGACCGGCTGGCTTCCGATCCGCACGCCGTGGAGCGGCAACGAGTGGGGAATGTTCTGCCCGCCGACGCCCGGGGACGAGGTGGAAGTCGGATTTCAGGAGGGCGGAAAGCAGGCCGGGTATGTGAAGCTGCGAGCATTCGGAGATCGGCTCCGCCCCTTATCCGTACCGGCCGGCGAGTTCTGGGTTGTCCATAAGTCGGGCAGCTTTCTGAAGTTCAAAAACGACGGCTCGGTCGAGTTGCACGCGGCGGAAGACCTGAACGCCACGGTGGCCGGGCAGGCCAACCTCGCCGTGACCGGAAAGGTCGTGGCCAGCGCGACCGAGTTCGACCTGACCGGGAACGTGAAGGTCACGGGCGACATCACCGCGAGCGGCAACATCTACGACCAGAACGGCGCGAAGGACCACATCGGTCACATCCGCGACGTCTACGACGGTCACACCCACCCGGCACCGGGCGGCACCACGAACATCCCGAACCAGCAGCTATGA
- a CDS encoding phage head spike fiber domain-containing protein encodes MRLLSFLLALLFTAQAVAFPHGGSSAYTSTIPSPTKVWDWKAGVPAGVTFTRPSPESCFDSNGKLQTVGNDTPCIDYSGPAPNFCGTLFQKARTNYVLWNRDLTNPVWTATGMTVAKDQVGIDGASNSASSLTATAPNATIFQTLAVSGTNQRVTYYVRRITGTGAAQITGNGGTSYTNMSLSGVYGRFLVTATGTNPTIGIRLATAGDKIAVDAVQDEVGTDATSPILTTSSPVLRSAESASASTSGWFNSSAGTLEAEVMRSSTASDEVDFAASIDDGGALNNISVTTSTNLPGGRITKNGTAYNSAGMLPSYAANILAKVAVSYNSSGVSSAYSDSNQDLVSTQFNSIPATDISNAVVPTGMTTIRFGNSQDGTRSLNGCLQRVKYHTGNLTTSQKPATTYPDTAGTSVGTVTANLASTGVTIPIDYMGWSLETADLVNTSFYSGSNTSLQNLVSTWLGPNCYIRVGGNSQDTNPAPAITQTVIDNFRDFQNAACPGGGISWGLDGGVNDSSLAVTHAGYVLNDFPASKVDFAASNEPNIEMPGNISGWAAIFNSYYTALKAAYPSIKIEAAESDNLTLDTYIKATTAGISNLSMASFHSYLQGPSPKPKVSEILAQVGSVNWALNSSYGSKLALTETNMIYTGGAQGLSDRADAPIWILQNAIAQAPLGYKHLLQHNVLLAGDSTSYSHIGYYNFATQANCGGGWCPTPILYGMEEISKISGQQIVSNSISGLNANVQALCVKKPSGNARCIIINADQSNNALVYPDQSNPWTTANTYLTAGNGCTDNSVTMNGVAIGAGGSWAGSPVAISKGMPVSLSPCSFVSVDFQP; translated from the coding sequence ATGCGTCTGCTTTCCTTCCTCCTCGCCCTCCTGTTCACGGCCCAGGCCGTCGCCTTCCCGCACGGCGGCAGCAGCGCCTACACCAGCACCATCCCGAGCCCGACGAAGGTCTGGGACTGGAAAGCTGGGGTGCCGGCGGGGGTAACCTTCACGCGCCCATCGCCGGAATCGTGCTTCGACAGCAACGGCAAGCTGCAGACGGTCGGCAACGACACGCCCTGCATAGACTATAGCGGGCCGGCGCCAAATTTCTGCGGCACGCTGTTTCAGAAGGCCCGCACGAATTACGTCCTCTGGAACCGCGATCTAACCAACCCCGTGTGGACCGCTACCGGCATGACGGTGGCGAAGGACCAAGTCGGTATCGACGGAGCATCCAACTCCGCATCGTCGCTTACCGCTACGGCACCCAACGCGACTATTTTCCAGACGCTTGCGGTTTCCGGAACAAACCAGCGCGTTACCTATTACGTCCGGCGCATTACCGGCACTGGCGCCGCGCAAATCACCGGCAATGGCGGTACCAGCTACACCAACATGTCCTTGTCCGGCGTGTACGGGCGTTTCCTCGTCACCGCTACCGGCACCAACCCGACCATCGGCATTCGCCTCGCCACGGCTGGGGACAAGATCGCCGTGGATGCCGTGCAGGATGAGGTGGGCACCGACGCCACCAGTCCTATCTTAACGACCAGCTCTCCGGTGCTGCGCTCGGCGGAGTCGGCCAGCGCCAGCACGTCCGGCTGGTTCAATTCGTCCGCGGGTACGCTCGAAGCAGAGGTGATGCGGAGCAGCACGGCATCGGACGAGGTCGACTTCGCGGCTTCGATCGACGATGGCGGCGCGCTGAACAACATCTCGGTCACGACCAGCACCAACCTGCCGGGCGGCCGCATCACCAAGAACGGCACCGCCTACAACTCGGCGGGGATGCTGCCGAGCTACGCGGCAAACATCCTCGCCAAGGTCGCCGTTTCCTACAACAGCTCGGGCGTGAGCAGCGCGTACTCCGATTCCAACCAAGATCTCGTGAGCACGCAGTTCAACTCGATCCCGGCCACGGATATTTCGAATGCGGTGGTCCCCACCGGCATGACGACGATCCGATTCGGGAATTCGCAGGACGGGACGCGCTCTCTCAACGGCTGCCTGCAGAGGGTGAAATACCACACGGGCAACCTGACCACCTCGCAGAAGCCCGCCACTACCTATCCGGACACCGCGGGGACTTCGGTCGGCACGGTCACGGCGAACCTCGCCTCGACCGGAGTCACCATCCCAATCGACTACATGGGCTGGAGCCTGGAGACGGCCGATCTGGTGAACACCTCGTTCTACTCGGGCTCGAATACCTCCCTGCAGAACCTCGTGTCCACCTGGCTGGGGCCAAATTGCTACATCCGGGTGGGAGGCAACTCGCAGGATACCAATCCCGCGCCGGCCATCACGCAGACGGTGATCGACAACTTCAGGGACTTCCAAAACGCGGCCTGCCCGGGTGGCGGTATCAGCTGGGGCCTCGACGGCGGGGTCAACGACAGCTCGCTCGCTGTCACCCACGCCGGGTACGTGCTCAACGACTTCCCCGCCTCGAAGGTCGATTTCGCGGCAAGCAACGAACCGAACATCGAGATGCCGGGCAATATCTCGGGCTGGGCCGCGATCTTCAACAGCTATTACACGGCCCTGAAGGCAGCCTACCCATCCATCAAAATCGAGGCGGCTGAGAGCGACAACCTGACGCTGGATACATACATCAAGGCCACGACGGCGGGCATTTCTAACCTGTCGATGGCCTCATTTCACAGCTATCTGCAGGGCCCATCACCCAAGCCAAAAGTATCCGAAATCCTCGCTCAGGTCGGCAGCGTAAATTGGGCTCTCAACTCGTCGTACGGCAGCAAGCTGGCGCTGACCGAGACCAACATGATTTACACGGGCGGCGCGCAAGGGCTCAGCGACAGGGCGGACGCACCGATTTGGATCCTACAGAACGCCATCGCTCAGGCCCCGCTCGGCTACAAGCACCTGCTTCAGCACAACGTGCTGCTCGCGGGCGATTCCACGTCCTACAGCCATATCGGCTACTACAACTTCGCCACTCAGGCCAACTGCGGCGGCGGCTGGTGCCCGACGCCGATTCTCTACGGGATGGAGGAAATCTCGAAAATTTCCGGCCAACAGATCGTGTCCAACTCCATCTCCGGACTGAACGCGAACGTGCAGGCGCTTTGCGTGAAGAAGCCCAGCGGGAACGCTCGGTGCATCATCATCAACGCGGACCAGAGCAACAACGCGCTGGTTTATCCCGACCAGTCGAACCCATGGACGACCGCAAACACCTACCTCACCGCTGGTAATGGCTGCACAGACAACAGCGTCACGATGAACGGCGTGGCTATCGGCGCGGGCGGTAGCTGGGCAGGGTCACCGGTGGCAATCAGCAAGGGCATGCCTGTTTCGCTCTCGCCTTGCAGCTTCGTGAGCGTCGACTTCCAGCCGTAG
- a CDS encoding beta strand repeat-containing protein, giving the protein MLAKFKKSIWSTIAVAALFSGVAAQSFAGGPLYQLNSGGAFNPSTDKVVTIRNGGGVNNPDVQTTLGSAATQPSSAFLNTANNLSDLASASTARTNLGLGSAATQQIAAFLQPSSNLSDVGNVATARTNLGLGTAATQSAGLFAQSITLNTPSLLYSSPINFTNTSGAFSGTLSLLTQSANTVLAGPTSGSAAAPTMRSLVAADIPDLSGTYLKKTSNLSDVSNSTTALNNLLPSQVGNSGKVLGTDGTNASWVTAGAGGGISSVVSGSSDIAVDTVGGTATVRSTQLINAQGTAASYTVVASDMGKIVTHNRSSSVAQALPQAGTTGFETGKAYSVVNLGSGTVTITPTVSTINGNSSLTLAQGQSAYITSDGTNYVAFLGASSGGTGSGTVNSGLTNQLAYYAANGTAVSGQSLSAFMDAVLGSTQGSILYRNGSSWVPLTPGTSGQFLMTGGAGANPSWSTPAGGGNVSTTGTPSSGQLAKFSGSSSITNADLTGAVTTSGGLATTLSNSVVGVANLSATGTPSSSTFLRGDNTWATPAGGGGGTGGPVIQPASYYTTDTAGNLYPGVYTGSGGNASAHEAGWTIPASLAANATLELRFQMPSTIPGGTFKLVSYCLANASTGTAKYTVSDANVAAGASPSAASLTAETQTSITWAAADQYVVTKTALTSTPTADGVSVVAVTFNTTGWTLAQPVTCRWVELWE; this is encoded by the coding sequence ATGCTAGCCAAATTTAAGAAATCCATCTGGAGCACCATCGCCGTAGCGGCGCTGTTTTCCGGCGTGGCGGCCCAGTCCTTCGCTGGTGGCCCGCTCTACCAGCTCAACTCCGGCGGCGCGTTCAACCCCTCGACCGACAAGGTCGTCACGATTCGCAATGGCGGGGGCGTGAACAACCCGGATGTTCAGACCACGCTCGGCTCCGCAGCCACCCAGCCCAGCAGCGCGTTCCTAAACACGGCGAACAATCTGAGCGATCTCGCCAGCGCCTCCACGGCGAGGACGAACCTTGGGCTCGGATCAGCAGCCACGCAGCAGATCGCCGCATTCCTCCAGCCATCCAGCAATCTGAGCGACGTCGGTAACGTCGCCACGGCTCGCACGAATCTCGGCCTGGGCACTGCCGCAACACAGTCGGCTGGGCTCTTCGCGCAATCGATCACCCTCAACACGCCGTCTCTGCTCTATTCGTCGCCCATCAACTTTACGAATACATCAGGGGCTTTCAGCGGGACTCTCTCGCTGCTGACTCAATCGGCAAACACGGTGCTTGCCGGGCCGACGAGCGGATCGGCGGCAGCCCCGACCATGCGTTCGCTGGTCGCGGCGGACATCCCGGACCTTTCCGGCACCTACCTGAAGAAGACCAGCAATCTCAGCGACGTCTCGAACTCGACAACCGCGCTGAACAACCTACTGCCCAGCCAGGTCGGAAACTCCGGCAAAGTGCTCGGGACTGACGGGACGAATGCTAGCTGGGTAACGGCAGGTGCGGGGGGCGGCATTTCAAGCGTTGTCTCGGGTAGCAGCGATATCGCCGTCGATACGGTAGGCGGCACGGCGACCGTCCGGTCGACCCAGCTCATCAACGCCCAGGGCACGGCGGCTTCCTACACCGTCGTCGCCAGCGACATGGGCAAGATCGTTACCCATAACCGCTCCAGCTCCGTCGCTCAGGCGCTTCCTCAGGCTGGTACGACCGGCTTCGAGACGGGCAAGGCGTACTCCGTCGTAAACCTGGGCTCAGGCACGGTTACGATCACGCCGACCGTTTCCACGATCAACGGCAACTCGAGCCTCACCCTGGCGCAGGGCCAGAGCGCGTATATCACGAGCGATGGCACGAACTATGTGGCGTTCCTCGGCGCAAGCTCCGGCGGGACCGGTTCGGGTACCGTCAACTCCGGCTTGACGAATCAGCTGGCCTACTACGCGGCCAACGGCACCGCCGTCAGCGGGCAGTCGCTCAGCGCCTTCATGGACGCCGTCCTCGGCAGCACGCAGGGCAGCATCCTGTACCGCAACGGCAGTTCGTGGGTTCCGTTGACCCCCGGCACCAGCGGCCAGTTCCTCATGACCGGCGGCGCGGGCGCGAACCCGAGCTGGTCGACCCCCGCAGGGGGCGGTAACGTCTCCACGACCGGCACGCCGTCGAGCGGGCAGCTGGCGAAGTTCTCCGGCTCGTCCAGCATCACCAACGCCGACCTGACCGGGGCGGTGACAACCAGCGGCGGCCTGGCGACCACGCTCTCCAACAGTGTCGTTGGCGTCGCCAATCTCTCCGCGACCGGCACCCCGAGCTCGTCCACCTTCCTGCGGGGCGACAATACCTGGGCGACCCCGGCGGGGGGCGGTGGCGGCACCGGCGGCCCGGTCATCCAGCCCGCGAGCTACTACACGACCGATACGGCGGGCAACCTCTATCCCGGCGTCTACACCGGCAGCGGCGGCAACGCCTCCGCCCACGAGGCCGGATGGACCATCCCCGCGTCCCTGGCGGCCAACGCCACGCTCGAGCTTCGCTTCCAGATGCCCTCGACGATCCCCGGAGGCACCTTCAAGCTGGTCTCCTACTGCTTGGCCAACGCATCCACGGGCACGGCCAAATATACGGTCTCGGACGCCAACGTGGCAGCGGGGGCAAGCCCGTCGGCTGCCTCTCTCACGGCGGAAACGCAGACCAGCATTACCTGGGCGGCGGCAGACCAGTACGTCGTGACCAAGACCGCCCTCACCTCGACGCCTACGGCAGACGGTGTCTCGGTCGTCGCAGTGACGTTCAACACTACCGGCTGGACGCTGGCGCAGCCCGTCACCTGCCGTTGGGTCGAGCTGTGGGAGTAG